A stretch of the Clostridium fungisolvens genome encodes the following:
- a CDS encoding PTS sugar transporter subunit IIA, whose product MEISNYIKKELIKLNLPCKSRNELFQIMHQEAYKYGYVKEDFLQGLLSREEVFPTGIKLSNYSVAIPHTEAEYVNNQFISVVVPEKPIRFKQMDDETMETEVSLIFMLGLNKPHSQLEALKELMTLIQKEDVIREIISAKNENEVMDLLDDICC is encoded by the coding sequence ATGGAGATAAGCAATTATATTAAGAAAGAATTAATAAAACTAAATTTACCATGTAAAAGTAGAAATGAATTGTTTCAAATTATGCACCAGGAAGCTTATAAGTATGGATATGTAAAGGAAGATTTCTTGCAAGGGTTATTGTCTAGAGAAGAAGTTTTCCCAACTGGAATAAAATTATCTAATTACAGTGTAGCCATTCCTCATACTGAAGCAGAGTATGTTAATAATCAGTTTATATCAGTAGTTGTTCCAGAAAAACCAATTAGATTTAAACAAATGGATGATGAGACGATGGAGACAGAGGTAAGTTTGATTTTCATGTTGGGATTAAATAAACCACATAGTCAATTGGAAGCATTAAAAGAGTTAATGACATTAATTCAAAAGGAGGATGTGATAAGGGAAATTATATCAGCGAAGAATGAAAATGAAGTAATGGATTTGTTAGATGATATTTGTTGTTAG
- a CDS encoding PTS sugar transporter subunit IIB produces MKKRILVACGAGIATSTVVCDRVENLVKDNGIDAEITQCKIAEVVSLQDQADLIVSTTILPTTYKIPAIKATAYITGIGTEKLDRQILDLLK; encoded by the coding sequence ATGAAAAAACGTATATTAGTGGCTTGCGGTGCAGGTATTGCAACTTCAACGGTGGTTTGTGACAGAGTGGAAAATTTAGTTAAAGACAATGGTATAGATGCAGAAATAACTCAATGTAAGATAGCTGAAGTAGTATCGTTACAAGACCAGGCAGATTTAATAGTTTCAACTACAATCTTACCAACAACTTATAAGATACCAGCTATTAAAGCAACAGCATATATAACTGGAATTGGTACAGAAAAGCTTGATCGACAAATATTGGATCTTTTAAAGTAA